Sequence from the Cuniculiplasma divulgatum genome:
GAAACCTATAAGGCTGATAAGACGTCTTTCCATGAGTTCAGGGATTTTGGTTCCATTGTATATGATCAGAGGATACTGAGCTTCAAGGGTGTTGATGAGGTGAGCATCAGTACTACCAGTGGAAGGGTAAGAGTACCCATAACCATTGGAAAATATGGTGAAATACCTTTTGAAAGGATCAGGGGTCAGTGTGATCTCATAAGGAAAAACAAAATGTTCTACCTCATGGTTGCCGTTGAAGTTCCTGAAGAACCCATCATCAAACCGAAGGACATCATGGGAGTTGACATGGGCATCGTCAATATTGCGGTGGATTCTACCGGGAAGTACTATTCCGGTGATGAGATCAATGAGGTCAGGGAACACAATGCTGATCTCCGTTCCAGGCTGCAATCTGTGGAGACCAAATCCGCAAAACGCCATCTGAAGAAACTCTCCGGAAAGGAGGGCAGGTTCGCCAGAACCACCAACCACATAATATCTAAAGAGATCGTTCAGAAAGCCAAAGGCACCTCTTCTGCGATTGCCATTGAAAACCTCAGTGGCATAAGAATGAGGACAACCGTTAGGAAAGGCAACAGGTACATCCATAATTCGTGGGCTTTCAACCAGCTCCGGTCGTTCATTGAATACAGGGCAAGGGAAGCAGGAATCCCTGTCATTGTTGTGGACCCACACAACACCAGCAGGGAATGTCCCCATTGCCATGCCATAAGCAGGAAGAACAGGCTGGAACAATCCAGGTTCAAATGTATTTCCTGTGGGTTTGAGGGAGAAGCGGATTTCATCGCCTCCCTCAACATCAGGAACAGGGCTGCTGTCAGCCAGCCTATTGTAGCCTGATAAGAGTTACAAGCCAACATGCTTTAGCAGTTGGTAGTTGACCATCGAATAAGATGTCCGATTTCAGGGAATTCTTTTCAGTAAATGCCCGGGAATATTCAAAGAGCAAATCCCACAGCCAGGGATCCGACCTGGTTGTCCTGATGAATATGCTTCAACCGAGGCCGGATATGAATTGCCTGGACATGGCTCCAGGAACAGGCTTCACAGCCATGGAACTTGCCAGAAAGTGTGGCAAGGTCACTGCCGTTGATGCAACTGAAGAGATGCTTTCTGAGGTAGTCAAGAATGCAACAGAGGCCGGATATACCGGAATTGAGTTTATGGAAAGAATGGTGGAAAGCACCGGGCTTGAATCAGGGTTATATGATGTAGTAACATGCAGGAGGGCAGCCCACCATTTCTCTGATAAAGGAGCCTTCCTGTGGGAAGTGATGCGTGTCCTGAAACCCGGCGGCAAACTGGGGCTTGTGGATATGGTGGTGCCTGAGGCAGATAATTCAGACCTACTCAACAGAATTGAAAGGATAAGGGGTCCCTCCCATGTCGGTGCCGAAAAAATTTCAAACTGGATACATTTTGTTTCAGCGGCAGGATTCAGGATCATTGAGACCAGGGAAACTCAGGAGGAATACAGCGTGGAAGCATGGATGGCGCCAGCGTCGACCAGCGGGGAAGCTTTCAAACAGGTGAAGCAGGTCCTCGAAACTGCCACCGGAGACGATCTGAAGGGTGCTGGAATCAGTTCAGACAGAAAAAAGATAAACAAGCACAGGATGATTTTGATAGCTGAAAAGCCAAGTTAATATCTTGTTGTATTCTTTCCCACTGAAATGAGTGATAACGGCGTTGAAAAAAAGACTGGAGAGCTTGATCTTCAATTCTTCGAAAGTGTTGGTTTCACAAAACGGAAATGCATCAAGTGTGGCTCATTTTACTGGAGTTCCGATCCAGAACGAAAGACATGCGGAGATCCACCATGCGATTCCTATTCATTCATAGGCAACAGTCCGGTCCTGAAACCTTATTCTCTCAAGGAAATGAGAGAGGCATTCCTGTCTTTCTTCAAGGGAACACATCATATTGTTGACCCGTACCCGGTGGTTCCAAGATGGCGGGACGACGTTCTTCTCGTTAATGCCTCCATCTACGATTTCCAACCACATGTAACATCTGGAAGGGTGAAGCCTCCGGGTAACCCCCTCACAATGTCGCAGCCGTCAATAAGAATGACTGATACCGATCTTGTTGGGGAGACCGGCAGGCATCTGACGTGCTTTGAGATGCTTTGCCACGATGCTTTCAATTACCCGGACAGTTATGTTTACTGGAAAGAGGAGACTGTGAAATATTGCTATGATTTTCTCAATTCAAGGCTGGGGGTGGACGGTATGCTCATAACTTTCAAGGAGAAACCCTGGTCAGGTGGCGGAAATGGAGGCAATGCTTTCGAAGTGTTTGTCAGGGGTCTTGAGGTTGCCACTCTCGTATTCATGGATCTTCGTGAAGACGAAAGCGGGGAATTCGAGATCGATGGCAAGCACTACTCCAGAATGGAGATGAAGATTGTGGATACGGGGTACGGCCTGGAGAGGTTGACCTGGCTTTCACAGGCCACTCCCACAGTCTACCAGGCAGTGATGCCAGAAGTTGTCCAGGAAATAGTTAACAGGAGCAGGGACGGAAAAATGGACAATACTGTGCTTTCCATACTTTCTGCTGCCGCTGTTCAGGAAGAACCATTCAACAGATCCAGGATGATCGAGAGATCTATGGAGATCTTGAAATCCTCAAAGAAAACAGTCACACGGGAGGAACTGGATCGTATTTTTGAATACACAAAGTCCGTCTTCACCCTTGCTGATCATTCAAAAACTCTCATGGTTCTGTTCTCGGATTTCGTTATACCTTCCAACGTTAAGGTTGGATACCTTGCCAGGCTGCTCATAAGGAGATCAATGCGGGCCATCAAGGATCTGCAGGCGGACCTTAATCTGGTAAATCTGATTGACATGCACTGGAAATCAC
This genomic interval carries:
- a CDS encoding transposase encodes the protein MLKTLQIKLLPDDKQQGALVDTFIKFNSACNFVSRIAFEGKLYNKVILQKITYRDIRERFGLAAQLAIRVIAKVVETYKADKTSFHEFRDFGSIVYDQRILSFKGVDEVSISTTSGRVRVPITIGKYGEIPFERIRGQCDLIRKNKMFYLMVAVEVPEEPIIKPKDIMGVDMGIVNIAVDSTGKYYSGDEINEVREHNADLRSRLQSVETKSAKRHLKKLSGKEGRFARTTNHIISKEIVQKAKGTSSAIAIENLSGIRMRTTVRKGNRYIHNSWAFNQLRSFIEYRAREAGIPVIVVDPHNTSRECPHCHAISRKNRLEQSRFKCISCGFEGEADFIASLNIRNRAAVSQPIVA
- a CDS encoding methyltransferase domain-containing protein, whose product is MSDFREFFSVNAREYSKSKSHSQGSDLVVLMNMLQPRPDMNCLDMAPGTGFTAMELARKCGKVTAVDATEEMLSEVVKNATEAGYTGIEFMERMVESTGLESGLYDVVTCRRAAHHFSDKGAFLWEVMRVLKPGGKLGLVDMVVPEADNSDLLNRIERIRGPSHVGAEKISNWIHFVSAAGFRIIETRETQEEYSVEAWMAPASTSGEAFKQVKQVLETATGDDLKGAGISSDRKKINKHRMILIAEKPS